One Bosea sp. 685 DNA segment encodes these proteins:
- a CDS encoding S10 family serine carboxypeptidase-like protein — protein sequence MTVFLRRLALTALIAVLAWAPPSCPSAQEGAPARGSGGQSQASSGVVGSTLPPPSVTRHTIDLPGRSLRYTATAGALPVRDQSGRLLAEIAYVAYALDREGAGVTADRPVTFAVNGGPGAASAYLHLGLMGPRRLPFGRQGDTPSSPTDLVANAETWLDFTDLVFIDPVGTGFSRFASGNDDARGLLWSVEGDYKSLARFIANWLRLNDRLGSPKFIVGESYGGFRTPKIVSELQTSDGVGLSGMLLLSPVLDFTYQRDARGSPLRWAVQLPSLAATRLEREGRLSRQALQEAEVYAAGDYLTDLLKGPRDKAAVQRIVEKVTALTGLDRMLVERLGGKIDTGTFLREIGRDRQVVGSPYDGAVFALDPDPDAARTQAPDAVLEAITAPLTGAMLRLYADDLKWRPEGRYFLLNEDTSRRWSYGQGRGDRESMRDLRSALALDPHLQVIVAHGMTDLVTPYFESKLLLDQLPPLGNEARVKLELFGGGHMFYSREASRQNLREAVRMMIEARRGL from the coding sequence GCGGCCAATCGCAGGCGTCGTCAGGTGTTGTGGGCTCGACCTTGCCGCCCCCCTCCGTGACCCGTCACACAATTGACCTGCCTGGCCGCAGCCTTCGCTATACAGCGACGGCCGGCGCTCTGCCGGTGCGCGACCAGTCGGGCCGTCTCCTGGCGGAGATCGCCTATGTTGCCTACGCGCTCGACCGTGAAGGCGCAGGTGTCACGGCCGATCGTCCCGTCACCTTTGCCGTCAACGGTGGACCGGGAGCGGCGTCGGCATATCTCCATCTCGGTCTCATGGGTCCCAGGCGCCTGCCGTTCGGCCGGCAGGGCGACACGCCCTCCTCTCCGACCGACCTCGTCGCTAATGCCGAGACCTGGCTGGATTTCACCGATCTCGTCTTCATCGATCCTGTCGGGACGGGCTTCAGCCGCTTCGCGTCTGGCAATGATGATGCGCGCGGCCTGCTCTGGTCGGTCGAGGGCGACTACAAGTCGCTCGCCCGATTCATCGCGAACTGGCTGCGGCTGAACGATCGCCTCGGCTCGCCCAAGTTCATCGTCGGTGAAAGCTATGGCGGCTTCCGCACGCCCAAGATCGTCAGCGAGCTGCAGACATCCGACGGAGTCGGGCTGTCGGGCATGCTGCTGCTGTCGCCCGTACTGGACTTCACCTATCAGCGCGACGCCCGCGGATCGCCGCTGCGCTGGGCAGTTCAGCTCCCGTCGCTGGCCGCGACCCGGCTCGAACGCGAAGGCCGCCTGTCGCGCCAGGCGCTTCAGGAGGCCGAAGTCTATGCCGCCGGCGATTATCTCACGGATCTGTTGAAGGGACCGCGCGACAAGGCGGCCGTGCAGCGGATCGTCGAGAAAGTTACGGCGCTGACTGGGCTCGATCGGATGCTTGTTGAGCGGCTCGGCGGAAAAATCGACACGGGCACGTTTCTCCGGGAGATCGGCCGCGATCGACAGGTCGTCGGCAGCCCCTATGACGGGGCGGTGTTTGCTCTCGACCCCGATCCCGACGCGGCCCGAACCCAGGCGCCCGACGCCGTGCTGGAGGCGATCACCGCCCCGCTCACCGGCGCAATGCTTCGCCTCTACGCCGACGATCTGAAATGGCGGCCTGAAGGCCGCTATTTCCTACTCAACGAAGACACCTCCCGGCGCTGGAGCTACGGGCAAGGCCGGGGTGACCGGGAGTCGATGCGGGACCTGCGCAGCGCGCTGGCGCTCGATCCGCATCTGCAGGTCATCGTGGCGCACGGCATGACCGATCTCGTCACGCCCTATTTCGAAAGCAAGCTTCTGCTCGATCAGCTGCCGCCTCTCGGCAACGAGGCGCGGGTCAAGCTGGAACTCTTCGGCGGCGGCCACATGTTCTACTCACGCGAAGCCTCGCGCCAGAACCTGCGCGAAGCCGTCCGCATGATGATCGAAGCGCGGCGAGGCCTTTGA